One region of Microbacterium rhizosphaerae genomic DNA includes:
- the panC gene encoding pantoate--beta-alanine ligase — MTENGPAERGRSLVVRTVSELRERRAAIRRAEHRVGVVPTMGALHEGHLALIRAAAEENDEVVVSIFVNPTQFNDAADLDAYPRTEDRDVELAQAAGATLLFVPSAAEMYPAGFATSVHVGGVSERWEGATRGASHFDGVALVVTKLLVSVGADTAYFGQKDAQQVAVVRRLAADLNLPTTITALPTVRDVDGLALSSRNARLGTGDRETALSLSRSLQRARDLVAAGERDTARLEAEARRILQDAGAAIEYWAIVDPATFEPLAEVVAGALGIVAARVGPVRLIDNAPLA, encoded by the coding sequence ATGACAGAGAACGGTCCCGCCGAGCGGGGCCGTTCTCTCGTTGTGCGGACGGTGTCCGAGCTGCGTGAGCGCCGCGCCGCGATCCGTCGCGCAGAGCACAGGGTCGGCGTCGTTCCGACCATGGGCGCCCTCCACGAGGGGCATCTGGCCCTCATCCGCGCCGCGGCCGAGGAGAACGACGAGGTCGTCGTCTCGATCTTCGTGAACCCGACCCAGTTCAACGACGCAGCGGACCTCGATGCCTACCCGCGCACCGAGGACCGCGACGTCGAGCTGGCGCAGGCCGCCGGCGCGACACTGCTGTTCGTTCCGAGCGCCGCGGAGATGTACCCCGCGGGCTTCGCGACCTCCGTCCACGTCGGCGGCGTGAGCGAACGCTGGGAGGGCGCCACGCGCGGCGCATCCCACTTCGACGGCGTCGCCCTCGTCGTCACGAAGCTGCTCGTCTCGGTCGGGGCCGACACCGCCTACTTCGGGCAGAAGGATGCGCAGCAGGTCGCGGTCGTCCGCCGGCTCGCCGCCGATCTGAACCTGCCCACGACGATCACGGCACTGCCGACCGTTCGCGATGTCGACGGGCTCGCGCTCTCGAGCCGCAACGCCCGCCTCGGCACCGGCGACCGGGAGACCGCCCTCTCGCTCAGCCGCAGCCTTCAGCGGGCACGCGATCTCGTCGCGGCGGGGGAGCGCGACACCGCGCGCCTGGAGGCGGAGGCGCGTCGCATCCTTCAGGACGCCGGTGCGGCGATCGAGTACTGGGCGATCGTCGACCCGGCGACCTTCGAGCCGCTCGCCGAGGTCGTGGCGGGCGCGCTCGGCATCGTGGCGGCGCGCGTGGGACCCGTCCGGCTCATCGACAACGCGCCGCTCGCCTGA
- a CDS encoding amino acid ABC transporter permease — MSTTSAPASGTTPAPEPARSAPIKAIKLRHPWRIVFAVILILLLAAFIADALQREAYGWPYVLKYIFDRRISAAALVTLELTVLSMIAGILLGLVLAVMRLSPNPVVKYIAWVYLWIFRGTPVYVQLVFWGLAAVIYKNLFLGVPWTHIGVTVDMGFLQNLFLIAVIGLSLNEAAYMAEIVRAGLLSVDKGQEEAAIALGMSWGLTMRRIVIPQSMRVIIPPTGNEVISMLKTTSLVAAIPLTTDLYGVARDISAVTFTPVPLLIVASAWYLLVTSVLMIGQYYLERRFSRGVGEQRPMPAANPGAITEAVQTMKAKNEGASHG; from the coding sequence ATGTCGACAACGTCCGCTCCGGCGTCGGGGACCACCCCGGCGCCGGAGCCGGCGCGTTCCGCGCCGATCAAGGCCATCAAGCTGCGGCATCCGTGGCGGATCGTCTTCGCCGTCATCCTCATCCTCCTGCTCGCGGCCTTCATCGCCGATGCGCTGCAGCGGGAAGCGTACGGCTGGCCGTACGTCCTCAAGTACATCTTCGACAGGCGCATCAGCGCTGCTGCGCTCGTCACCCTCGAGCTGACCGTGCTCTCGATGATCGCCGGCATCCTGCTCGGTCTCGTCCTGGCTGTCATGCGCCTGTCGCCGAACCCGGTCGTCAAGTACATCGCCTGGGTTTACCTCTGGATCTTCCGTGGCACGCCCGTGTACGTGCAGCTGGTGTTCTGGGGCCTCGCGGCGGTCATCTACAAGAACCTCTTCCTCGGTGTGCCGTGGACGCACATCGGCGTGACCGTCGACATGGGGTTCCTCCAGAACCTGTTCCTCATCGCCGTGATCGGCCTGTCGCTCAACGAGGCTGCGTATATGGCGGAGATCGTGCGCGCAGGCCTCCTCTCGGTCGACAAGGGCCAAGAGGAAGCGGCGATCGCCCTCGGCATGTCGTGGGGCCTGACGATGCGCCGCATCGTCATCCCGCAGTCGATGCGCGTCATCATCCCGCCGACCGGCAACGAGGTCATCTCGATGCTCAAGACGACGTCGCTCGTGGCCGCCATCCCGCTCACGACCGACCTCTACGGCGTCGCGCGGGATATCTCGGCCGTGACCTTCACGCCGGTGCCGCTGCTCATCGTCGCGTCTGCCTGGTACCTCCTGGTCACGTCGGTCCTGATGATCGGCCAGTACTACCTCGAGAGGCGGTTCTCGCGCGGCGTCGGCGAGCAACGGCCCATGCCCGCGGCCAACCCTGGCGCGATCACGGAGGCCGTGCAGACGATGAAGGCGAAGAACGAGGGGGCCTCGCATGGCTGA
- a CDS encoding M20/M25/M40 family metallo-hydrolase: MIALPTVSAEIDVRGHRPFEAFAELIGELYPLVVEHLSCERITDLGLLYRWRGRDSGADPLVLMAHFDVVPVDETDAWTHPPFAGVIADGFVYGRGALDDKGPLLAVLEAAENLLAAGFAPARDVYLSFGGNEETSGSAAEAISDTLRDRGVTPWLVLDEGGAVVPSPFPYVRGDMAMVGVAEKGAVTIELSARGEGGHASAPPSMTAVRRVARAVDRLGPGTFRPRTPRAISRMLELFAPRTRGLARLGYRLLAAVPPLSARALAAMGGEGAAFVRTTVAATMQSGGTAANVLPSQASATINLRIALGETVESTVRRVRRRIADPEVAVTVVQGDDPSPESSAENAQFALITAAVDASHPGAATVPYLMMQASDARHFHRFSPAVYRFAPLAMNAELRATIHGVDERVEIAELERGERFHRALIEGLK, from the coding sequence ATGATCGCCCTTCCGACGGTGTCCGCCGAGATCGACGTGCGGGGCCACCGGCCCTTCGAGGCGTTCGCCGAGCTCATCGGCGAGCTGTACCCGCTCGTGGTCGAGCACCTGTCGTGCGAGCGGATCACCGACCTCGGCCTGTTGTACCGCTGGCGGGGCCGCGACAGCGGAGCCGACCCACTCGTGCTGATGGCGCACTTCGACGTCGTCCCCGTGGACGAGACGGACGCCTGGACCCATCCCCCGTTCGCCGGCGTCATCGCGGACGGTTTCGTGTACGGGCGTGGCGCCCTCGACGACAAGGGACCGCTGCTCGCGGTGCTCGAGGCGGCGGAGAACCTGCTCGCGGCCGGATTCGCCCCCGCTCGCGATGTCTACCTCTCGTTCGGCGGCAACGAGGAGACGTCCGGCAGCGCGGCCGAGGCGATCTCCGACACGCTTCGCGACCGCGGCGTGACGCCGTGGCTCGTGCTCGACGAGGGCGGAGCGGTCGTACCGTCGCCTTTCCCCTACGTCCGCGGCGACATGGCGATGGTCGGCGTCGCCGAGAAGGGCGCGGTCACCATCGAGCTCTCCGCCCGCGGCGAGGGCGGTCACGCCTCCGCTCCCCCGAGCATGACGGCCGTGCGTCGTGTGGCGCGCGCGGTCGATCGACTGGGCCCCGGCACGTTCCGCCCGCGCACACCCCGCGCGATCTCACGGATGCTCGAGCTGTTCGCCCCCCGCACGCGGGGGCTCGCGCGACTCGGCTATCGCCTGCTCGCCGCGGTTCCCCCGCTCTCGGCTCGCGCGCTCGCGGCGATGGGCGGCGAAGGGGCGGCCTTCGTCCGCACGACCGTGGCCGCCACGATGCAGTCCGGCGGCACGGCGGCGAACGTCCTGCCATCGCAGGCCTCCGCGACGATCAACCTGCGCATCGCCCTGGGCGAGACGGTCGAGAGCACCGTTCGACGGGTCCGCCGCCGCATCGCCGACCCCGAGGTCGCGGTGACGGTCGTGCAGGGCGACGACCCGTCACCCGAATCTTCGGCAGAGAACGCGCAATTCGCCCTGATCACGGCGGCGGTGGATGCGTCGCATCCCGGTGCCGCCACCGTTCCCTACCTCATGATGCAGGCCAGCGACGCCCGGCACTTCCACCGCTTCTCGCCCGCCGTGTACCGCTTCGCGCCGCTCGCCATGAACGCGGAGCTGCGTGCGACGATCCACGGAGTCGACGAGCGGGTCGAGATCGCCGAGCTCGAGCGCGGGGAGCGATTCCATCGGGCGCTCATCGAGGGGCTAAAGTAG
- a CDS encoding ABC transporter substrate-binding protein, with product MRTRRIVIAAASAAAAVLLLAGCVDNSTPTGGSSSSGSSSQVSKDAAAAKLLPAAVAKSGSLVIGMDNTYPPNEYKDDNGNPVGWDVDLAKAIAAKLGLKPQFAIAKFDNILPSITGGKDDIGVSSFTDTTEREQQVDFVNYYTAGILWASAKGKTVDPDNACGLKVAVQSTTFEDTDEVPAKSKACTDAGKPAIQVFRFDKQDDATNAVILGQVDAMSADSPVTAYAIKQTGGKLQAAGKTFDVAPYGFPVAKNTGMDKAVQAAVQSLIDDGTYGKILDKWGVSDGAVKTAEINAASKG from the coding sequence ATGCGAACCCGACGTATCGTCATTGCTGCGGCATCTGCCGCCGCCGCTGTCCTGCTGCTCGCAGGCTGCGTCGACAACTCCACTCCCACCGGCGGCTCCTCGTCGTCGGGCTCGAGCTCCCAGGTCTCGAAGGATGCCGCTGCGGCCAAGCTCCTTCCGGCCGCCGTGGCGAAGTCCGGCAGCCTCGTCATCGGCATGGACAACACGTATCCGCCGAACGAGTACAAGGACGACAACGGCAACCCGGTCGGCTGGGACGTCGACCTCGCCAAGGCGATCGCCGCCAAGCTCGGCCTGAAGCCGCAGTTCGCGATCGCCAAGTTCGACAACATCCTGCCCTCGATCACCGGCGGCAAGGACGACATCGGCGTCTCGTCGTTCACCGACACGACCGAGCGCGAGCAGCAGGTCGACTTCGTCAACTACTACACGGCCGGCATCCTGTGGGCCTCGGCCAAGGGCAAGACCGTCGACCCCGACAACGCGTGCGGCCTCAAGGTGGCCGTGCAGTCCACGACCTTCGAGGACACCGACGAGGTGCCCGCGAAGTCGAAGGCCTGCACCGACGCCGGCAAGCCCGCCATCCAGGTCTTCCGGTTCGACAAGCAGGATGACGCCACCAACGCGGTCATCCTCGGTCAGGTGGACGCCATGAGCGCCGACTCGCCGGTCACCGCCTACGCCATCAAGCAGACCGGGGGCAAGCTCCAGGCGGCCGGCAAGACGTTCGATGTCGCGCCGTACGGGTTCCCCGTGGCGAAGAACACGGGGATGGACAAGGCCGTGCAGGCGGCCGTGCAGTCGCTCATCGACGACGGCACCTACGGCAAGATCCTCGACAAGTGGGGCGTGTCCGACGGCGCGGTCAAGACCGCCGAGATCAACGCGGCCTCGAAGGGCTGA
- a CDS encoding inositol monophosphatase family protein: MTSPLTPSSAAAPAAGSHAADLRDDLALALRLADAADAVSMTRFDSPDLDVRTKADATHVTEADLATERAIREILAGERPGDGVFGEEFGADGSTDRRWIIDPIDGTANYLKGIPMWATLIALAIDGVPRVGVVSQPAIGRRWWAATGLGAWTNGTQQDAGPRRLSVSAVDSLDRASVSFQSIAQWDAAGRLDELTRLTRAVWRDRGYGDAWPYMLLAEGRLELVAEFDVKEYDIAAHVPIVTEAGGRFTAFDGSDSIAARSSLATNGLLHDAFLDLLHGAPAGTSTPGADA; encoded by the coding sequence GTGACCTCCCCCCTCACACCGTCCTCTGCGGCGGCGCCCGCGGCAGGCTCGCATGCCGCTGACCTGCGCGACGACCTCGCTCTCGCGCTCCGTCTCGCCGATGCCGCCGACGCGGTCTCGATGACCCGGTTCGACAGTCCCGACCTCGACGTCCGCACCAAGGCCGACGCGACGCACGTGACCGAGGCCGACCTGGCGACCGAACGCGCCATCCGTGAGATCCTCGCGGGCGAGCGCCCCGGCGACGGCGTGTTCGGCGAGGAGTTCGGCGCGGACGGCTCCACGGACCGCCGGTGGATCATCGATCCGATCGACGGCACCGCCAATTACCTCAAAGGCATCCCGATGTGGGCGACCCTCATCGCGCTCGCGATCGACGGCGTCCCGCGCGTCGGCGTCGTGAGCCAGCCCGCCATCGGGCGGCGCTGGTGGGCGGCGACCGGTCTGGGTGCCTGGACGAACGGGACGCAGCAGGATGCCGGTCCCCGACGGCTCTCCGTCTCGGCCGTCGACAGCCTCGACAGGGCGAGCGTGAGCTTCCAGAGCATCGCCCAGTGGGACGCCGCCGGCCGCCTGGACGAGCTCACGCGGCTCACGCGGGCCGTCTGGCGCGATCGCGGCTACGGCGATGCGTGGCCGTACATGCTGCTCGCCGAGGGCCGTCTCGAGCTCGTGGCGGAGTTCGACGTGAAGGAGTACGACATCGCCGCGCACGTGCCCATCGTGACCGAGGCCGGCGGCCGCTTCACCGCTTTCGACGGCTCCGACTCGATCGCCGCGCGCTCCTCGCTCGCCACGAACGGCCTGCTGCACGATGCGTTCCTCGATCTGCTGCACGGCGCACCCGCCGGCACCTCGACGCCGGGAGCGGACGCGTGA
- a CDS encoding SDR family oxidoreductase: MTVAMPTVALVTGARTGIGLATARLLARRGAHVLLGGRDAATLEPVVDGLRSEGLAADAFVADVADPVALARAFARAAEDELVPRILVNNVGARDRRGVRDMDTAGFAALVQADLVSAYDVVRGYLAGHGARRGGSIVNVSSIAASIGRAGDVAYAAAKAGIEGMTRSLAAELGPDGYRVNAVAPGTIATEANDDLMTDARMSEVVRTRTSLGRWGRPDEVAALIAFLASDEASFITGQTVAVDGGLTTLF, translated from the coding sequence GTGACGGTCGCCATGCCGACCGTCGCCCTGGTGACGGGCGCACGCACCGGCATCGGCCTGGCCACCGCGCGGCTGCTCGCCCGGCGCGGCGCGCACGTCCTGCTCGGCGGGCGGGATGCCGCGACCCTCGAGCCGGTCGTGGACGGGTTGCGCTCGGAGGGCCTCGCGGCCGACGCGTTCGTCGCCGACGTGGCCGACCCGGTCGCCCTCGCGCGGGCGTTCGCGCGCGCCGCCGAGGACGAGCTGGTGCCGCGCATCCTCGTCAACAACGTGGGGGCGCGCGACCGGCGCGGTGTCCGCGACATGGACACGGCGGGCTTCGCCGCCCTCGTGCAGGCGGACCTCGTCTCGGCCTACGACGTCGTGCGGGGCTACCTCGCCGGGCACGGCGCGCGACGCGGCGGGTCGATCGTCAACGTGTCGTCGATCGCCGCCTCGATCGGTCGCGCCGGCGACGTGGCCTACGCCGCGGCGAAAGCGGGGATCGAGGGGATGACGCGATCCCTGGCCGCGGAACTCGGGCCTGACGGCTACCGGGTGAACGCCGTGGCCCCCGGCACCATCGCGACGGAGGCGAACGACGACCTCATGACCGATGCCCGAATGAGCGAGGTCGTGCGCACGAGGACGTCCCTCGGCCGTTGGGGCCGGCCCGATGAGGTCGCAGCGCTCATCGCGTTCCTCGCGTCGGACGAGGCATCCTTCATCACCGGCCAGACGGTCGCGGTCGACGGCGGGCTGACGACGCTCTTCTGA
- a CDS encoding SIMPL domain-containing protein (The SIMPL domain is named for its presence in mouse protein SIMPL (signalling molecule that associates with mouse pelle-like kinase). Bacterial member BP26, from Brucella, was shown to assemble into a channel-like structure, while YggE from E. coli has been associated with resistance to oxidative stress.) translates to MSDIMVSVRGEHELRVTPERAVVRLTVTADGPQRGAVVERIAALAEPLRDELAAHQASGAVAEWSSERISVWADRPWNADGARLALVHHGTIGITAEFADTTAASDWVGSVGLRDGVRVDGVDWRLTPETRAAREREAATAAVGVAVARATAYASALGLSTVTPLEVADLGLLGHPDQVGAPMPKMMRAAAFADAGSAPDLGLRPADIVVSAAVEARFSAR, encoded by the coding sequence ATGAGCGACATCATGGTGTCCGTTCGCGGCGAGCACGAGCTGCGGGTCACGCCCGAACGTGCCGTCGTGCGGCTGACGGTGACGGCGGACGGACCGCAGCGCGGCGCAGTCGTCGAGCGCATCGCGGCGCTCGCCGAACCCCTACGGGACGAGCTGGCGGCGCACCAGGCGTCCGGGGCCGTCGCCGAGTGGTCGAGCGAGCGCATCTCGGTGTGGGCGGATCGCCCCTGGAACGCGGACGGCGCTCGGCTCGCGCTCGTGCACCACGGCACGATCGGCATCACCGCCGAGTTCGCCGACACGACGGCCGCATCGGACTGGGTGGGCTCGGTCGGGCTGCGCGACGGCGTGCGCGTGGACGGAGTCGACTGGAGGCTCACGCCCGAGACCCGCGCCGCGCGTGAGAGGGAGGCGGCCACCGCGGCCGTCGGCGTCGCCGTCGCCCGTGCGACCGCGTACGCATCCGCCCTGGGCCTGTCGACGGTCACCCCGCTCGAGGTCGCCGATCTGGGCCTGCTCGGCCATCCCGACCAGGTCGGTGCGCCCATGCCGAAGATGATGCGGGCGGCCGCATTCGCCGATGCGGGGTCGGCTCCCGACCTCGGACTGCGTCCTGCCGACATCGTGGTGTCGGCAGCCGTCGAGGCTCGCTTCTCGGCCCGATGA
- a CDS encoding amino acid ABC transporter ATP-binding protein: MADTTPMVRAEGVSKSFGSHEVLKSISLEVMPGEVLCLVGPSGSGKSTFLRCINHLEVVNAGRLSVDGKVVGYREQGDKLYELRPKDAAKQRRDIGMVFQRFNLFPHMTALENIMEAPVRVKGVPKAEARARAQELLARVGLGDRADYYPAHLSGGQQQRVAIARALAMDPKLMLFDEPTSALDPELVGEVLDVMKGLAASGMTMIVVTHEMGFAREVADKLVFMDGGVVVEEGDPREVLANPQHLRTKAFLSKVL; this comes from the coding sequence ATGGCTGATACGACCCCGATGGTGAGAGCCGAGGGCGTTTCGAAGAGCTTCGGCTCCCACGAGGTGCTCAAGTCGATCTCGCTCGAAGTCATGCCCGGTGAGGTGCTGTGTCTGGTGGGCCCCTCCGGCTCCGGCAAATCGACGTTCCTGCGCTGCATCAACCACCTCGAGGTGGTCAACGCGGGTCGGCTCTCGGTCGACGGCAAGGTCGTCGGCTACCGCGAGCAGGGCGACAAGCTCTACGAGCTGCGGCCGAAGGACGCGGCCAAGCAGCGCCGCGACATCGGCATGGTGTTCCAGCGCTTCAACCTGTTCCCGCACATGACGGCCCTGGAGAACATCATGGAGGCGCCGGTGCGCGTCAAGGGCGTGCCGAAGGCGGAGGCGCGCGCGCGCGCCCAGGAGCTTCTCGCGCGCGTCGGGCTGGGAGATCGTGCCGACTACTACCCCGCGCACCTCTCCGGCGGCCAGCAGCAGCGCGTGGCCATCGCTCGCGCGCTGGCGATGGATCCGAAGCTCATGCTGTTCGACGAGCCGACGTCGGCCCTCGACCCCGAGCTCGTGGGCGAGGTGCTCGACGTCATGAAGGGCCTGGCGGCGAGCGGCATGACGATGATCGTCGTCACCCACGAGATGGGCTTCGCCCGCGAGGTCGCCGACAAGCTCGTCTTCATGGACGGGGGAGTCGTCGTCGAGGAAGGCGATCCGCGCGAGGTGCTCGCCAATCCGCAGCACCTGCGGACGAAGGCGTTCCTCTCGAAGGTCCTCTGA